From the Rhodospirillaceae bacterium genome, one window contains:
- a CDS encoding glycosyltransferase, with the protein MRPTPLPRFAAVVPIGNSDPRLKSSLRSLQIQNVDMDVALMDASNDGSVHHIADSFSSLLTFRKHATDAGQASAIMEGWKQIQGDILFWLNADDVLLPGTIATVAEVFCSSPEIDIVYGHSIILDSHAQLTGYHMAVEEISDLILRSNTISQPSCFVRRRAINEIGGINPDLEFVMDWDLWVRLYRAGKIFHFIDQPLSAVVFEKGTKTASIKLRRLSEAFALSRRYSGTWAALKTVIGIALHHLGAYTVMASLGSQMRSIRHRKTQKFIFGIGRDGQIDGEAQIPLPNLADEAKQRISIHLDTRNSDDVSVTAGNNTGKNVGDDNTLVTLERAIDPGEVQWLSFKSPTGQQTRFSYACWR; encoded by the coding sequence TTGAGACCGACTCCCCTTCCTCGTTTTGCCGCTGTTGTCCCAATCGGCAACAGCGATCCTCGTCTCAAAAGCTCGCTTCGTTCTCTTCAAATCCAAAATGTGGATATGGATGTCGCATTGATGGATGCAAGCAATGACGGGTCAGTACACCACATAGCCGACTCATTCAGTTCGCTTTTAACTTTCCGGAAACACGCGACAGATGCAGGGCAAGCGTCCGCAATTATGGAAGGATGGAAACAAATCCAGGGAGATATCCTTTTTTGGTTGAACGCCGATGACGTGTTGTTGCCAGGGACCATCGCAACCGTAGCGGAAGTATTTTGTTCCAGCCCAGAAATCGATATCGTTTACGGACACAGTATTATACTCGATTCTCACGCGCAGTTGACGGGGTATCATATGGCCGTGGAGGAGATTTCCGACCTAATCCTACGGTCTAATACAATTTCACAGCCTTCCTGTTTTGTTCGGCGCCGTGCGATAAACGAAATTGGGGGCATCAATCCTGACTTGGAATTTGTGATGGATTGGGATTTATGGGTTCGTCTATATAGGGCAGGTAAAATATTTCATTTTATAGATCAGCCCCTATCCGCTGTTGTCTTTGAGAAAGGCACAAAAACAGCTTCTATAAAACTGAGACGTCTCTCGGAAGCCTTTGCCCTATCACGTCGTTATTCTGGCACTTGGGCCGCCTTAAAGACAGTGATAGGCATAGCTTTACATCATCTGGGTGCCTACACAGTAATGGCTTCACTTGGAAGCCAAATGCGATCCATAAGACACCGAAAGACTCAGAAATTTATATTTGGCATAGGCCGGGACGGTCAAATCGATGGCGAGGCCCAAATTCCGTTACCTAATCTTGCTGATGAGGCGAAACAACGAATTTCGATACATCTTGATACCCGTAATTCCGATGACGTTTCTGTGACTGCCGGCAATAACACGGGTAAAAATGTCGGCGACGACAACACCCTTGTTACCCTAGAAAGAGCGATTGACCCCGGTGAGGTGCAATGGCTCAGTTTTAAAAGCCCCACAGGGCAACAGACGCGTTTCAGTTACGCTTGTTGGCGCTAA
- a CDS encoding FkbM family methyltransferase — MATKPDEPKSTNSQTMSHENELATDDVSSDFYGQDTELKILAAIIPHLTNRNFIDIGAEKGSVSKFFMAHGFNGWIFEPYPGHRNVLESIVSGTDSKFFPYAIDKSDHLGTLHIATDENNDPLNYFHSLQYLEKDHRVKHTDQISVDCFSIGSLVHQGILEEKVGVLKIDTEGNDLNVLKGMGTLDTEVLICEYFTNNIYSGWKDGAPEKLIAEASKIGFEKYIVTKRRRDIEFVDFSPTSFANEQWGNLIFIRGSIYQAALNQLLEIKKKSEEILFEKTAFLQETCDQRLTLITELDAETKILRGNIDSLNKRNDNLVKDMSDRTRGYETLIRTQQQKIDETRAGLIGSLKRQTKHYLKLITERSRLFIKPRLGMLNQYHPRPMVLPNWYYQAPAEDSSNLPLLSIVTPSFAQGSFIERTINSVLDQNYKHLEFIIQDGGSSDETVDVLRRYDARLTHWTSEKDRGQTHAINLGFAHATGEIMAYLNSDDLLLPGALHYVSAYFETHPEVDVVYGHRVLIDEDDQEVGRWILPPHNNMVLSWADYIPQETLFWRRRIFDKIGGQLDENFHFAMDWDLILRFREAGAKFVCLPRFLGAFRIHSEQKTSVEIEGKGMNEMSLLRKRCLGQTVTQDEIKRAIRPYLAKSLLWHKAYRLFKLC; from the coding sequence ATGGCAACTAAACCCGACGAACCTAAATCAACAAATAGTCAAACCATGAGCCATGAAAATGAACTTGCAACTGACGATGTAAGTTCGGATTTTTATGGCCAAGATACTGAATTAAAAATCTTGGCCGCTATAATTCCACATCTCACCAATCGGAATTTTATTGATATAGGTGCCGAAAAAGGGAGCGTATCCAAGTTTTTTATGGCGCACGGCTTCAACGGATGGATTTTTGAACCTTATCCGGGCCACCGGAACGTGCTTGAAAGCATTGTGTCAGGAACTGACAGCAAGTTTTTTCCCTACGCCATAGATAAATCGGATCATCTCGGAACGTTGCACATTGCCACCGATGAGAATAACGACCCTCTAAATTATTTTCATTCCTTGCAATATCTTGAGAAGGATCATCGGGTCAAACATACCGACCAGATCTCGGTGGACTGTTTTTCTATTGGTTCGCTTGTTCACCAGGGGATATTGGAGGAAAAAGTAGGGGTCCTAAAAATAGACACAGAAGGGAATGACTTAAATGTACTCAAAGGAATGGGAACTCTGGATACGGAAGTCCTGATTTGTGAGTATTTCACGAATAATATCTATTCCGGTTGGAAAGACGGTGCCCCCGAAAAGCTTATTGCCGAGGCGTCAAAAATTGGCTTTGAGAAATATATCGTTACAAAACGTCGGAGAGATATCGAATTCGTTGATTTTTCCCCAACTTCATTTGCAAATGAGCAATGGGGAAATCTGATTTTCATACGGGGCTCCATCTACCAAGCGGCTTTGAATCAATTGCTAGAAATTAAAAAAAAGTCAGAAGAAATTCTCTTTGAAAAAACAGCTTTTTTACAAGAGACTTGTGACCAGCGCCTTACACTCATCACCGAATTAGATGCTGAAACTAAAATTCTGCGCGGCAATATCGATTCTCTCAATAAGAGAAACGATAATCTTGTTAAAGATATGTCCGATCGCACACGAGGCTATGAAACTCTGATCAGAACTCAACAGCAGAAGATTGATGAAACCAGAGCAGGCCTAATTGGTTCTTTAAAACGGCAAACTAAGCACTATTTAAAGCTCATAACGGAAAGATCCAGGCTTTTTATCAAGCCGCGCCTTGGTATGCTAAATCAATACCATCCTCGCCCAATGGTTCTTCCCAATTGGTATTATCAGGCGCCTGCGGAGGATTCTTCCAATCTCCCTTTATTATCGATCGTTACTCCGTCCTTTGCGCAAGGGTCTTTTATCGAACGAACGATAAACAGTGTGCTTGATCAAAATTATAAACATCTTGAATTCATCATTCAGGATGGGGGCTCTAGTGATGAAACGGTTGATGTGCTGCGTCGCTATGATGCCCGATTGACCCATTGGACTTCGGAAAAAGACCGCGGACAGACACATGCGATCAATCTAGGTTTTGCCCACGCGACGGGTGAAATCATGGCATACCTAAACTCCGACGATCTATTATTGCCTGGGGCCTTACACTATGTCTCAGCCTATTTCGAAACCCATCCCGAGGTTGATGTTGTGTACGGCCACCGCGTCCTGATTGACGAAGATGACCAGGAAGTCGGGCGTTGGATTTTACCTCCGCATAACAATATGGTTCTCTCTTGGGCGGACTATATTCCACAGGAAACGTTGTTCTGGCGGCGCCGGATTTTTGATAAAATTGGCGGGCAACTTGATGAGAATTTTCACTTTGCAATGGATTGGGATTTAATCCTTAGATTTCGCGAAGCTGGGGCAAAGTTTGTTTGTCTCCCACGATTCCTCGGC
- a CDS encoding ABC transporter permease, with the protein MSAFSSRLREGLLILHSIMYLAYSQIYRRYCGSLLGLGWSLMSPMIMIAVYYLAFRIFFRVPIENFAVYLAAGLMPWLFVVNSVIASAKTLTNHRDVLENYTISPLLFLFSTVMAEWLFFLMSYVVAIIFAAISDLTNWTTLLLPVYLMPLFIFTAASGVIIGYASVHFRDIPHLLGVFFALAFWFVPIVYHWSFIPEGYVDIIRYNPLSILITPSQVILHGNALPSLKVFLAGIYLSLIWVAFALYIHRRFRKRIVYYL; encoded by the coding sequence ATGAGTGCTTTTTCAAGCAGGTTACGCGAGGGGCTGCTGATTTTGCATAGCATTATGTACCTAGCCTATTCACAGATTTATCGTCGCTACTGCGGATCCCTTCTAGGCTTAGGCTGGTCACTCATGTCGCCAATGATCATGATCGCCGTCTACTATTTGGCCTTCCGTATTTTCTTTCGGGTACCAATTGAAAATTTTGCAGTCTATCTCGCTGCGGGCCTAATGCCTTGGCTGTTTGTTGTAAATTCTGTTATCGCTTCAGCCAAAACGCTTACTAATCATCGTGATGTATTGGAAAATTACACAATCTCACCGTTGCTGTTTTTATTCTCAACAGTGATGGCGGAATGGTTGTTCTTCCTAATGTCTTACGTCGTTGCAATTATATTTGCGGCCATTTCAGACCTGACAAACTGGACTACGCTGCTTTTGCCAGTTTATTTGATGCCCTTGTTCATTTTCACGGCCGCATCAGGTGTAATCATTGGCTACGCCAGCGTCCATTTTCGCGATATCCCGCATTTACTGGGAGTATTCTTTGCGTTGGCATTTTGGTTCGTTCCTATTGTCTATCACTGGAGCTTTATACCTGAAGGCTACGTTGATATTATTCGTTACAACCCGTTGAGTATTCTAATTACACCATCACAAGTTATCCTACACGGCAATGCATTGCCGAGCTTAAAAGTCTTCCTTGCTGGAATTTATTTGTCGCTCATTTGGGTGGCCTTTGCTCTCTATATCCATCGCAGGTTTAGGAAAAGGATCGTCTATTATCTTTGA